One region of Danio aesculapii chromosome 7, fDanAes4.1, whole genome shotgun sequence genomic DNA includes:
- the garem gene encoding GRB2-associated and regulator of MAPK protein 1, with amino-acid sequence MDLGSMLYNSFNNITWSTTTLPLDRLVSAYRLPQIVKLDSGESVEGLRENDYLLIHSCRQWTTITAHSLEEGHYVIGPKIEIPVHYEGQFKLLEQDRDIKEPVQYFNSVEEVAKAFPERVYVMEEISFNFKMASGESNEDTEVYNITLSTGDELTLMGQAEILYAKSSREKSRFNTIFKRIGKLNSISKLGRGKMPCLICMNHRTNESISLPFQCRGRFSTCSPLELQMQEGEHTIRTIVEKTRLPVNVMVPSSPPRNPHDLHLIREGHRYKLVNIQTKTVVVCCALRSNKILPVHFPLHVSTALPRLLVPEGLLQGETWFETVVHRWFTYCQEQFDIDDYSRAVRDVRVDWIEDGKSPKKSSAGGTGSGSTICNSSGSGSNGCPSHVHLPSSLSSARDELTQSFHRLSVCVYGNNLHGNSEVNLQGCVSLCGDCMPAEPPDADYLFPELQENSSGSLKSDVPYEELWLDHVKNAGPVLDHNEGVRGNSTSSGCTTALPYPKAGPTSALLSTDVNLPPPPVPPKSEAVKEECRLLNAPPIPPRSSKQAGSSSATVPYPPAKPRQKDTRSPSPTLSYYSSGLHSIGGEGESQIESDDQNHACYPCNWIRPDASEGSKPLPCLNPSVNASFSRLSWPNDFCGADSYKGEDFQSLHCRSYSSYPRKRTPGTPKACPSGLLDFDKRANFEGKAVASKVQQVTQSAQFCTKSTSYNMDMCRDKPTDECITKQSQSCPILPPRTPKCTDVKKDAEATTTDTADADAAELESKSCSPERPHPGTTDIFSVSYPVATGLSWQPPSNLSGISIEEISKSLRFIGLSEDVVSLFVQEKIDGNLLLQLTEEILSEDFKLSKLQVKKLMQFINGWRPKM; translated from the exons ATGGACCTTGGATCGATGCTGTACAACAGTTTTAACAATATAACATGGAGCACAACGACACTACCCTTGGACAGACTTGTTAGTGCCTACAGACTGCCGCAGATCGTCAAGTTGGACAGCG GAGAATCGGTGGAAGGGTTGAGAGAAAATGACTACCTCTTGATTCATTCATGCCGGCAGTGGACCACAATTACCGCCCATAGCCTAGAGGAGGGCCATTATGTCATCGGACCGAAAATCGAGATCCCTGTCCATTATGAGG GTCAGTTTAAGTTGCTGGAGCAGGACAGGGACATTAAGGAGCCTGTGCAGTACTTCAACAGTGTGGAGGAGGTGGCCAAAGCATTCCCTGAGCGAGTGTATGTCATGGAGGAAATATCCTTCAATTTCAAG ATGGCATCAGGAGAATCTAATGAAGACACTGAAGTGTACAACATCACACTAAGCACAGGGGATGAGCTGACGCTAATGGGCCAGGCTGAAATCCTCTATGCCAAATCATCCCGAGAAAAGTCACGCTTCAACACTATTTTCAAGCGCATTGGCAAGCTCAACTCCATCAGCAAGCTTGGCCGTGGGAAGATGCCCTGCCTTATCTGCATGAACCACCGCACCAACGAGAGCATCAGCCTGCCTTTCCAGTGCCGCGGCCGCTTCAGCACCTGCTCCCCGCTAGAGCTGCAGATGCAGGAAGGAGAACATACTATTCGCACAATCGTGGAGAAGACCAGGTTACCTGTGAATGTCATGGTGCCCAGCAGCCCGCCACGCAATCCGCACGACCTCCATTTGATCCGTGAAGGCCACAGATACAAGCTGGTCAACATCCAGACAAAGACAGTGGTGGTGTGTTGTGCGTTGCGTTCGAACAAAATACTGCCAGTGCACTTCCCCTTACATGTGTCCACGGCACTGCCACGTTTACTGGTGCCCGAAGGGCTGCTTCAAGGAGAAACCTGGTTCGAGACAGTGGTCCACCGCTGGTTTACTTACTGCCAGGAACAGTTCGACATTGACGACTACTCTAGGGCTGTCCGGGACGTGAGGGTGGACTGGATTGAGGATGGCAAGAGCCCGAAAAAAAGTAGTGCTGGTGGAACGGGAAGTGGGAGCACCATCTGCAATAGCAGCGGAAGCGGGAGCAATGGCTGCCCGTCACATGTGCATCTGCCAAGTTCTCTGAGCTCAGCCAGAGATGAGCTCACGCAGTCATTTCATCGCCTGTCGGTGTGTGTCTACGGTAATAATCTCCAtgggaacagtgaggtgaatcTTCAGGGTTGCGTAAGCCTATGTGGAGATTGTATGCCAGCAGAACCGCCTGATGCAGATTACCTGTTCCCTGAGCTGCAGGAGAATTCTTCAGGCTCTCTTAAATCAGATGTGCCCTACGAGGAGCTTTGGTTGGATCATGTTAAGAACGCTGGACCTGTTCTAGACCACAACGAGGGTGTCCGAGGAAACTCTACGTCCTCTGGCTGCACGACTGCACTGCCATACCCTAAAGCAGGTCCCACAAGTGCTCTGCTCAGCACAGATGTCAATCTACCTCCACCTCCGGTGCCTCCAAAGTCTGAAGCT GTGAAGGAGGAGTGCCGCTTGTTAAATGCTCCACCGATTCCACCGCGCAGCTCTAAACAGGCAGGTTCAAGCAGTGCCACAGTGCCATACCCTCCTGCCAAGCCACGTCAGAAAGATACCCGCTCTCCAAGCCCAACGCTGTCCTATTACTCGTCTGGCTTGCACAGCAT AGGTGGAGAGGGTGAGTCTCAGATCGAGTCAGATGATCAGAACCATGCTTGTTACCCATGTAACTGGATCAGACCAGATGCCAGTGAAGGCTCCAAGCCTCTCCCTTGCCTCAATCCATCAGTCAATGCCTCTTTCTCTCGCCTTTCCTGGCCAAACGATTTCTGCGGAGCTGACTCGTATAAAGGTGAGGACTTCCAATCTCTCCACTGCAGGAGTTACTCTAGCTATCCTCGAAAGAGGACTCCTGGAACTCCTAAGGCTTGTCCGTCAGGCTTGTTAGACTTTGATAAACGGGCAAATTTTGAAGGGAAGGCTGTGGCCTCCAAGGTCCAGCAGGTTACCCAGTCTGCCCAGTTTTGCACCAAGTCCACCAGCTACAACATGGATATGTGCAGAGACAAACCCACAGACGAATGTATCACTAAGCAAAGCCAGTCCTGCCCTATCTTGCCTCCAAGAACCCCTAAATGTACTGATGTAAAGAAAGATGCAGAAGCCACCACTACAGATACGGCCGATGCGGACGCCGCAGAACTTGAGTCCAAAAGCTGCTCGCCTGAAAGGCCACATCCTGGCACTACAGATATATTCTCTGTTTCTTATCCTGTAGCTACAGGGTTGTCTTGGCAGCCACCAAGCAATCTATCAGGTATCTCTATTGAGGAGATTTCTAAGTCACTACGGTTCATTGGTCTGTCAGAAGatgttgtttctttgtttgtgcaAGAAAAAATTGATGGAAATCTGCTCCTGCAGCTAACGGAGGAGATCCTGTCAGAAGATTTTAAGCTAAGCAAACTTCAAGTGAAGAAACTCATGCAGTTTATTAACGGCTGGAGGCCCAAAATGTAA
- the ncf2 gene encoding neutrophil cytosol factor 2: MSFVSTLRQWDEAVACVEQRDPDAALRIFLSIEEKNSKIAFNIGCLCLNNNELDEAEKAFDGSIGKDEHLAVAFFQRGVTFYKKERFEESLLDFQQAFKQLRGNQLIDYTPLGLRYKLYACEVLHNIGLAQAQLGKWEKAQENLLTALSLRADAKFSHIDNALDAILKHKLFPLVEVRAGLLFKPNKKYVAELEKRDYLGKAKVVASVVPADEFSGFAPLQPQIDNVPSTPKIPEVLRVLEGEPHTVLYEFVPETREELAVLPGNIVFVLHRGTDNWASVVFNEKRGLVPYNFLEPLDIVTMASKPAETEALNENDNIPAPPRRAAPSRPMASEGLQTVNAKTVNTREFSGCVVKVHFQFTIAIAIAHGQPYGVILQMISSKLKLPASTLTLRYAKEGSAERVIIEDSEMEAVWSSAKDGRLTLWCSVTEGKGASHAKVVALHSYESSTPEDLEFKQGNVITVLSKVNDEWLEGQCNGKIGIFPSSFVEALNGDPHTSAV, translated from the exons ATGTCTTTCGTAAGCACCCTCCGCCAGTGGGATGAGGCCGTGGCTTGTGTGGAGCAAAGAGACCCAGACGCCGCTCTCAGGATATTCCTCAGCATCGAGGAGAAAAACTCCAAGATCGCCTTTAACATCGGCTGTCTTTGTCTGAACAACAATGAGTTAGATGAAGCTGAAAAG GCTTTTGATGGAAGCATTGGCAAAGATGAACACCTGGCTGTGGCCTTTTTTCAAAGAGGAGTTACGTTTTATAAAAAGGAAAG GTTTGAAGAGTCTCTTCTGGATTTCCAACAAGCATTTAAGCAGTTACGAGGGAATCAACTAATTGATTACACACCTCTGGGGCTAAGATATAAACTTTATGCTTGTGAG GTGCTGCACAACATTGGACTGGCACAGGCGCAGTTGGGAAAATGGGAGAAAGCTCAAGAGAACCTTCTTACTGCTCTGAGCTTGAGAGCAGATGCCAAGTTCAGCCATATTGATAATGCGCTTGATGCCATTCTG AAACATAAGCTGTTTCCTCTGGTAGAGGTTCGAGCAGGGCTGCTGTTTAAACCTAATAAGAAATATGTGGCAGAGCTGGAGAAAAGGGACTACCTTGGAAAAGCTAAG GTTGTAGCTTCTGTTGTACCTGCAGATGAGTTTTCTGGTTTTGCTCCACTTCAGCCTCAA ATTGACAATGTTCCATCTACACCAAAAATTCCAGAAGTGCTACG GGTGCTGGAAGGAGAGCCACACACTGTTCTGTATGAGTTTGTTCCAGAGACTAGAGAGGAGCTGGCTGTGTTGCCTGGCAACATCGTCTTTGTTCTTCACAGAGGAACAGATAACTGGGCATCTGTTGTTTTCAATGAAAAG cgaGGTCTAGTGCCTTATAATTTTCTTGAACCCTTGGATATTGTTACAATGGCATCAAAACCAGCTGAG ACTGAAGCATTAAATGAAAATGATAATATACCCGCTCCACCAAGAAGAGCAGCACCTAGTAGACCAATGGCTTCAGAAGGCCTGCAGACTGTGAATGCAAAG ACTGTTAACACAAGGGAATTTTCCGGCTGTGTTGTGAAAGTGCACTTTCAGTTCACCATAGCAATCGCCATTGCACATGGTCAACCATATGGAGTCATTCTTCAGATGATAAGCTCTAAATTGAAGCTTCCTGCATCAACACTGACTTTACG GTATGCTAAGGAAGGCTCTGCTGAAAGAGTGATTATAGAGGACTCTGAAATGGAGGCTGTGTGGAGCAGTGCGAAGGATGGCCGTCTTACCTTGTGGTGTTCAGTGACAGAG GGTAAAGGTGCGTCTCATGCGAAGGTTGTGGCTCTTCACTCTTACGAGTCTTCAACCCCAGAGGATCTTGAGTTCAAGCAGGGAAACGTCATCACAGTTCTTTCTAAAG TCAATGACGAGTGGCTTGAAGGTCAGTGCAATGGGAAGATAGGCATATTCCCGTCATCCTTTGTTGAAGCACTTAATGGGGATCCACACACATCAGCAGTGTGA